The following is a genomic window from Miscanthus floridulus cultivar M001 chromosome 14, ASM1932011v1, whole genome shotgun sequence.
TGTCAGGTCAACATCAGAGAGGGTCTAGAGACCAaaattcctgaccggacgcgttcgttGGATGTTGtccggatgctggccagcgtcaGGTCACTCCAACAGCCGTCCCTAACAGGCTGACGCCACGTAGCCAttggctactgaccagacgcgtctggtcacttcgaCCGGTGCGTTCGGTCGCCCCGAAAACTGCTGAGTTGGACAATAACGGTTATGTTTTAAAGTTGGGAGTATATATACTTCTCTTACTCGTCGAACTTAgcactcttgcccatttgttcagctgagaaacacctttggagtgcaaggaagagcaagagcctagttaggtgattgagatttgataatccaagattaaggacctcattagtgcatagggagtagcaagtgtgcatccacctttctcattaggcttgtcttgatcaagtgagagtttgtgcttgttactcttggtgatcgccatcacttagacggctcggtggtgattggaaacttggtgatcatccggcggagctcgtGGATGCTCATgaatgacccaagtcatggtgtgagcagttgtgggcgattcaccgcgacgaAGTGTTAAAAAAATCagtccgtagagagcacttaatccttgcgtggataagggggagctacacccttgcgtgggtgctccaacgagaactagtggagagtgacgactctccgatacctcgaaaaaacatcgccgcattcctctcatTCTCTTTACTCTGAACATTTATATTTGAGTAATTCAATCcatgtctttatattcttagaattgtcatgctagagtaggattggaacctagggtgcaaaacttttgtgtggtagaacaatagaaacacttttagaCACAAGGGAGTGAAATGAGCTAAgtatagagtttaattattgaaaaaaaaatagaattagctcaattcgtCTCTCTTAGGCATTTCAGCCCTTTACCAGATCTACATACAAATGAATCATTATTTTTTAAAAGGAAAGAGAGAAATTACGCGGCCTAACCTCATTTGCAAACGGATTGAAGTTTCCAGAGTCAGGAATCCAGTACTCTTGTAAAATTTACTCATCGAGCTTCGAAGCTTTTGACCGTCTCCTGTAAATGAAAAATGGTACTCCCTACGTCTCTAAATAAATAGATTCTTAGAgttatcttaagtcaaactttttaaaatttaatcGAATTTTTTTAAAAACCCATCAAagtttatgacatcaaattagtatcactagatatatcatagaatatatttatataatataCTCATTTTATATTCTAGATGTTATTATTCTTTTTTATAaagttagccaaacttaagatagctttgacttgtATGGATTATAAGAAAACGTTCCCTCCGTCGCTAAATAAATCAATTCTTATAATCCATAcaagtcaaacttaagatagtgtGTTTTTTTTGTTCGTTATATAATTTTGGTATTTTCAGCCGATGGTATTTTAGGTGCACGTCTTTCCTGATGCTCACTTAAAACCAACGCTGAGGCCTATATTTTGACCTGTCTGTATCTGTATGCCTGTAGCCCTGTACACAGACTAGAGCTTTTCAATCACTGTGTACACAATACCTTAATAACCAGGCAGATTAACTTGAGAGACAAAAGAATACTTGAATTTGAAAAGGAATTCAAAGGCAGCAACGATTTCCCCTTTGACTATACCACTACATATACACAGTTATATgctaactatatatatgataatgtGTTTGAAACAAAAACTGCTATTTTGTCATCATCTGTTATGTACGAGCTAAACGGTGATCGCCGGAGTTGAGAGCTCCGGTATGCCCCCCTGACCATTGAGCACAATGACCTTCCCCTCCGAGTCCACATCCACAATGGCGGAGTCGCCCTCCTTCACCTCCCCGGCGAGTATCTTCTCAGCAAGGCTGTCCTCCAGCAGCCTCATGATGGCTCGCCTCAGTGGGCGTGCACCGTAGCTGGGGTTGTAGCCTTCGTTCACCACCCGCTCCTTGAACTTCTCGGTCACTTGAAGATTGATGTCCTTGGCCTTCAGCCTGTCAAAGACCTCCTGGAGCATGATATCCGCGATCTCCTTCACCTCGAGCTTGGTCAGCTGCCTGAACACGATCATCTCATCGAGACGGTTGAGGAACTCAGGTCGGAAGTATTGCTTCATCTCCTCGATGACCAGGCTCTTGATCCTGCTATAGCTGCTGTCCTTCTCATCAGAGTCAAGGTCAAATCCGATCTTCCGCCCACCCTTCTCGATGACACTGCTCCCTACATTTGAGGTCATGATCAGGAGTGTGTTCTTGAAGTCCACAGTCCTTCCCTTGCTGTCAGTCAATCTCCCATCTTCCAAAATTTGAAGCATCATGTTGAAGACATCTGGGtgtgccttctcaatctcatcaaagagcacaactgtgtATGGTCGCCGTCGAACTGCCTCTGTCAGCTGGCCACCCTCAGTGTATCCTACATATCCTGGAGGTGAACCAATCAGCTTGGATACGGTGTGCCTCTCCATGAATTCACTCATATCAAGCCGGATCATAGCCTCCTCAGAGCCAAAGTAATAGGCTGCAAGAGCCTTTGCAAGCTCTGACTTCCCAACGCCGGTGGGACCTGCAAAAATAAAGCTTGCAATTGGCCTGTTGGGGTTCTTAAGACCCACACGAGCACGGCGGATGGAGCGACTAATGGCTACCACAGCCTCATCTTGGCCAATGACACGCTTGTGCAAAGTCTCTTCCATCTTAAGAAGCTTATCGGATTCATCGCTGGAAACCTTCTCCACAGGGATGCCAGTCCATGACGATACTATGTGCTGGATATCTGCTTCATTGACCATAGGTCCTGTCTCTCCAGACTCTTCCTCTGCTTTGCTCAATTCCTTGCTCTTGTCAATGAAGGCTGTTATCTGGGCCTTCAATTCCATTTCACGGTCTCTCAATTCGCCAGCCTAGTGGCATAACATTTAAAAAGGGAAATTAGCTATGAAAGAACATCTGTATCTAGAAAAGGTGCAAACAATTAAGTAATCAAAAGTACAGGGAGAAGGCAGAACAAGGGCATCCACATATCCAATTGGAGCAGGTGCGAATTGCTAAATAAACAAAAGAACAGAAAGAAAGAAAGTGCATAGTCGAATGAACATTAAGGGGCATGTTACTATCATTCAAATAAAATTATCACTGATAACTATTTAAAAACCAAAAGCATGTAACAACTTTTTTTTAACTCTGATGGTGTTAGTACATCCTAAAATGGAAATGGGGAACTTCACTCAAGTAAGAgcattgattgatgaaatgaacaaGAATTACTGAATCATCCAAAATTATTTGTAATCCTCAAACTGTATTGAATATTTTCTATGTACAAGCTATTGTATATAGAACAGTTATGGTGGATGGAAATTATAGTTTAATATGATCTTCAGGAGGTCAGGCAACATTTAAGTTGTGTCACAAACTTGAAAGAGATGAAAATGTAACAGATCATCCATAGTCAATTACCTTCTCGAAATCCTGGCTACGAACAGCTTCATTCTTCTGTTTCGTGATTTGTTTAAGCTCCTTGTCAAGCTCTCTTGCTTCCTCAGGAACCTGCACCAACAGTAAAATTTAGATACTGTTTAGGGCACACAAGAATTAAGCatacaaataaataaaagcagATGACTTGGTACCTGTGCATGCTGTAGCCTAACACGGGAACCTGcttcatcaatcaagtcaattgCCTTATCTGGGAGGAAACGATCACTGCAAACAGAAATATGCTGTCAGATGATCGTTAGATGCAATAAAGTAGCAAAAATAAATTGTTGATGGACATAATCAGACAAACTTAGTTGTTTTTTCAGAGATGCAAGCTAAAGTTCCAACATAATTTTCTTTGTGGTGTTTTTACATTTTCCGCTGATGCATGTGATATATTTTTATTTACAGTTCACAGACCTGATATATTGATATGACAGCTTTGCAGCTGCAATCAGAGCTTCATCAGTGTAACGAAGTTTATGGTGGATCTCATATCGTTCCCTTAGTCCTCTGAGAATTTCAATGGTTTCATCTACTGTTGGTTCTGGCACTTTCACAGGTTGAAACCGCCGTTCAAGTGCTGGGTCTTTCTCAATGTGCTTCCTATATTCATCAAGTGTAGTCGCTCCAATGCACTGCAATTAAACATAATAGGTTAGTCATAACAGCCTCATTACAAGCAAGAGCGCTGGAAAGCTCATCTTGAAGGACAACAAGATATTGGACTTATTCCAAAAGAACAGATAAGAGAATGTTCACCACAGCATAGGAACATGTTATCTACACACCTGTAATTCACCTCTGGCCAACGAAGGCTTCAAGATATTAGCAGCATCTATAGCACCTTCAGCTGCTCCTGCTCCTATCAGAGTGTGAACTTCATCAATAAAGAGTATTATCTCATCACTTTGCTTTATTTCCTCCATCAGCTTCTTTAATCTTTCTTCGAATTCTCCACGGTATTTTGTGCCAGCAACAAGAAGTCCCATGTCAAGGGTAATGACCTGTGGTAAATTGGTTGAAGGAATATCCATCACCTCCCAATCCCATCAAAAGAATACAGAAATGTGGCAGAAAGTATATTTACAACCAGTTGAAACAATTACTAGACCACAGAATCGAGCAGTGAGCTGAGATTAATCACTTAGAAATTCTGATTTAATGTAACACAGAAGAGTACAAATATTTCCAACATACTTTCTTCTTCTATTTGCTCAATCAGTGTGCTGGCTAGGATAGATGATTATTTCTACAATCTCTCCAATGGTTATGGAGCAGGTTCTTCAATCACTAAACTGTGCTTACATACTTAAATGTCCACTGGATGGGATGACTCGTGTAAAATGAGAGAAAAGAGCAACACATGCATGCACCCTCATGTAAAGCTGCATAAATATACCATACACAACTAAAGAACAGTACACAAGAACAAAATATTATTCAAGCTCATATGTTCACAATAGATGTAGAATTAATTGACAGAAAAATACTATAAATAGATAGATACATATTGCATAATTGCTTTGAAATGATAAAAAAGGGCACCTTTTTCccttctattgtttcaggtacaTCGCCTGTAGAAATGCGTTGAGCAAGTCCTTCAGCAATTGCAGTCTTTCCAACACCAGGCTCTCCAATCAAGCAGGGATTGTTCTTGGTTCGTCTGCCTAAAATTTGTACCACACGCTCAATCTGTGGCTGCCTTCCAACAACCGGATCTAATTTTCCCTGCAGATATGAACAACATGAGTTCTATTACAGAATTTGTGCTGGTTATAATGCAGTAGGTCAGAAATATTACCTCCTCTGCTAATTTTGTTAAATTAGTTCCATACTCCTCAAGAGTTGGCATCTTATTACCACTGCTGCCCCCTCCAACTCCAGCACCAACAGCTTCTGTGGTCTCACCAATCATTCGAATAACCTATAGAGGTCCATGACATTGAAGAAACAGCTAATAAACAAAATTTCTTTTTGTACAGAGAACTCCCTTTACTGTCAAAAAATAGACATCAGATATAGGTTTACCTGTGTACGGATATTGCTGGGGTCAGCTCCAAGACTCTCAAGCACACGAGCCGCCACACCTTCACCCTCACGAAGCAGTCCAAGAAGCAGGTGCTCAGATCCAATATAATTATGTCCTGAGAAGCAAGTATTTAGTGCTTGAGATAAATCTTCTATGGAACTTATTGAAAATTCGAAACATAATGAGGAAATGGAGTGTGCTGTGGTTTGATACATAGAAGGAAATGATATTCTTGTTAAGATAAATGTCTTGACAATTACCAACATAGGAAGTACATGTAATTTAGTTGAGGAACAAGATAAAGGGTGTTCGTCTATTACCATATTAGATGAAAAGAGGGTGGGATTACTTCACATATAGAGGTGCACAGCAGCAAATTTCTTTAAGGTGCACAAAGCAGGACAATGAAGAAAGAAATGCATCTATTAGTTCAATTGAATCCTAAGACCTAAATTATTGAATGGGAAAATAGTTTAATGATGCAAATATGTAGAAGTTTGGAAATATCAAATGTGACGCTGATAAATGGGGATAGAAGCCACCTGTCACTGGGGTCATTGTTATTTTTCATCTTGTGTTACTACAAAAGTTTCTTTGACGAAGATATAAAATATGTTCGAGATGAAGATATAAAATAGCACCACAGTAAGTGGATTGCAATGAGATTATGATGCTTCATTGTACTTCGCAACTTCCACTTGAATACTTAAAAAGTTGACATAAAACAGACAGACCTTGAAGATTAACTACATACAAATATTGCAATCAACTGTCCATTATCAAGTCAGGGTCCCTCTGACATCAGTTAAGAATGATGTCTTCAATACTTACGAGAATGTGCAACAGAAGCTCTGTCAAAATGCAATTTATACATTTGTATCTGATAATCAACAATTTGTACACTGTATTTTAGGCAAAAAGTTTCATAAAAAAATATAGTAACTGGAAGCTTTCGAGAACTCTCTAGAAAAAAGCACAAGCGTGGAACTAATCAAGTAATAGGAAAATGAAATTCCTCTCTGTAAAAACAGAACATTGGTCAATAGAGACATTCTTCTAATAGATTTTTGTTCGAGTAGCGAATAAGTAACATTAGAAGATAAGACCAAAAGGGTATCACAAGGACCTTGACCAGCAATTCCTTCTACTATGTTTTCGTGCATGAATTTGAGAGAATAGGAAATGAAATTTAAGAACGCGACAAGGACAACATTTCACAAGAAGCCTTGATAAACAACATACCTAATTGGCGAGCTTCCTCCAAGGAGAGCTCCAAAACACGTTTCGCACGTGGTGTGAATGGTATTTCAACAGCAACAAAACCATTGCCGCGGCCAATAATCTTTTCCACCTCCACACGTGCATCCTTGAGATTTATTCCCATGGACTTGAGCACCTTTGCTGCAATACCAGTGCCCTCTCCAATCAGACCCAAGAGAATCTGCTCAGTTCCAACAAAGTTGTGCCCCAGGCGCCTTGCTTCCTCTTGCGCAAGCATGATGACCTTAATAGCTTTCTCCGTGAACCTCTCAAACATTGCCCGAGTAACAAAACGAGAACGTCTTGTCCGTCGAGACGACCTGTAAGATGCAACTGTCGACCTGGAATTGGACACCGTGGGTGTGACCGAGAAGCTATGCACTGATCTTAGACCCACAAATGCTGACATCTTGACAGGGCGGCTAAGTGACATTGCCAACATAGAGGCAGGCCTCCTGGTGCCATGGGACCTCCAACGCTGGGTGCTTATGCGACCCCCGAATGTTGTTCCGAGGGCAACTGACTGGAGTAAGGTCCCTGCCATGGTCAGAAATACCGTCCCTTAACCTGCACCAAGACATTAGAACAGTTCATCAATATTCAAAAACACAATCTTCTCCTCTTAATGAAACAAgagtcggagaggccgttcgcgAAAAGAAAAAAACAATCTTCTAAAATTCTCAGATAAACACAAAGGGCCAATTCTAATCATGCGCAGGAATAGTGCATGCCAATCATCAGTATGTTGCTCTTGATCCGTCTGACCCCCAAAAAATTGCAAAAACAAAATGTGCTAGGAAATGGAGAACAAACCGTACCAAACAAAAATGGAAAAATTAAATGTGCTAGAAACAGGAAGACAGGCTTAAAAACAGCGGTAGCAAATCGATCCGCGGCAATCTGGATAGATAGGGGCACGGGCACCGATACAACGCGCAAAGATTTGGGATTGCGGGCTCACAAAAAAGATGTTTCATTTCCGGCGACAGAGAAAATCACAACCCAGCTCCGTTTACCAATTGAATTAGTGTTTCAACCTCGCATTGACATAGATTTATATCTAAAGATGGATAAAGATGAACCTTGCCGCTTATCCACAACCAAAacagaacaaagaaaaagaatcAAGACTTCCCCCCGAAATAATCCAGGGATTCCGCGGACAAGAATCAGAGCCCACCGACAACAGACGATTGCTAATCctaatccatccatccatccatccatccatgtaTCCAGGAATGGAAATATCGACACGAGAATCAGGAGCCCGTAGCAGGCAAGAATCCCACCCAAGAACGAAGAACCTACACACAGAAGACAAAGAGAGGATCGCTGGGGGTGCTCACCTTCCGAGGAGGgcgagaagaagaggaggaggagggaaggGAAGGGCGGTGCGTTGGTGTGCGTCCTCCCCTGGTCCCTGGAGATAAGGGGGCCGCGCGCTGCCCAACAAGAAAGAGGACTAGTGATTgttctctctttctcctcctctcgGATAGCCTCCTGATTCTGCCTTTTGTCTgtttcctatttttcttctttatttattttctgaGGATGGGAAATTattggcaggcaggcaggcaattTTCTTCACAGTGCAGATATTTTTTTAGGGGGGTAACGGATTTTTTTTTGCCCAATGTGAGAACAGAATCAGCAGTAGGTTTTCAGTGTATGCAATCCAGTGTTGAAAGGACAAGCAGTAGCGTAGACAAAACTGACTTGAGGACCCCAAAGAATTGGAACACATTTATTTCAAATTTTCCTtactttattgaaattcaaaatacaCAAATTGTCGAGAACATGATACAGAATCGTGGCGGAGTCCGCGTGGCACGGATCAATGTGGGCGTGGTTGAGATAGGCGAGATTCATGTTGAGACCCTCTGATCCATCAAATCGAAcagttgtttcaaaaaaaaatcatcaaatcgaACAGTGAAGAGAAATGGAACAGGATACTTTGCCCATGCTAatttctaggccttgtttagttgggtgaaatttggaaatttggctactgtagcacttttgtttttatttggcaattagtattcaattatggactaattaggctcaaaacgttcgtctcgcgattttcaaccaaactgtgcaattagtttttttccgtctatatttaatgctccatgcacgtatcgtaagatttgatataatggctactgtagcacttttttaaaaaaaaaatagaactaaacaaggccctagtaagCATCAATCGATCCATAGAGCCACGTAGGAACATAAGAAATCATCAcccta
Proteins encoded in this region:
- the LOC136506175 gene encoding chaperone protein ClpC2, chloroplastic; translated protein: MAGTLLQSVALGTTFGGRISTQRWRSHGTRRPASMLAMSLSRPVKMSAFVGLRSVHSFSVTPTVSNSRSTVASYRSSRRTRRSRFVTRAMFERFTEKAIKVIMLAQEEARRLGHNFVGTEQILLGLIGEGTGIAAKVLKSMGINLKDARVEVEKIIGRGNGFVAVEIPFTPRAKRVLELSLEEARQLGHNYIGSEHLLLGLLREGEGVAARVLESLGADPSNIRTQVIRMIGETTEAVGAGVGGGSSGNKMPTLEEYGTNLTKLAEEGKLDPVVGRQPQIERVVQILGRRTKNNPCLIGEPGVGKTAIAEGLAQRISTGDVPETIEGKKVITLDMGLLVAGTKYRGEFEERLKKLMEEIKQSDEIILFIDEVHTLIGAGAAEGAIDAANILKPSLARGELQCIGATTLDEYRKHIEKDPALERRFQPVKVPEPTVDETIEILRGLRERYEIHHKLRYTDEALIAAAKLSYQYISDRFLPDKAIDLIDEAGSRVRLQHAQVPEEARELDKELKQITKQKNEAVRSQDFEKAGELRDREMELKAQITAFIDKSKELSKAEEESGETGPMVNEADIQHIVSSWTGIPVEKVSSDESDKLLKMEETLHKRVIGQDEAVVAISRSIRRARVGLKNPNRPIASFIFAGPTGVGKSELAKALAAYYFGSEEAMIRLDMSEFMERHTVSKLIGSPPGYVGYTEGGQLTEAVRRRPYTVVLFDEIEKAHPDVFNMMLQILEDGRLTDSKGRTVDFKNTLLIMTSNVGSSVIEKGGRKIGFDLDSDEKDSSYSRIKSLVIEEMKQYFRPEFLNRLDEMIVFRQLTKLEVKEIADIMLQEVFDRLKAKDINLQVTEKFKERVVNEGYNPSYGARPLRRAIMRLLEDSLAEKILAGEVKEGDSAIVDVDSEGKVIVLNGQGGIPELSTPAITV